The Cottoperca gobio chromosome 22, fCotGob3.1, whole genome shotgun sequence genome contains a region encoding:
- the ak7b gene encoding LOW QUALITY PROTEIN: adenylate kinase 7 (The sequence of the model RefSeq protein was modified relative to this genomic sequence to represent the inferred CDS: deleted 1 base in 1 codon), translated as MAILLQICGAVCDLCKHYFRTVSREDNRHRLAREGQLHGNGTQTTLANSCNQANMAEPRKEKVKLSPKTVFINNIDSYASKCIAKFLSECLVVAASDPDGEMETEEDEERLVENCSQTRAFQVVGTVSDECDVYRPYVLEEYIQMNRDELLLKLLDCDVVIYNITQHAEQVEEAFWAVSALHNEMGHFSGPKMFILVSTVMTWACSKPDGPDVPFTDEMFWRRTAHPSFKQHIDLEKRVVKIGTTNSTLFSTYVVASGLQYGMGEHVFHFFFKTSWLGKELEIPVFGDGNNIVPTIHISDLASVIQNVIEHQPKPYYLLAVDYSNSTLEDIVKALASVLGPGKIQKRPCEEAFLTQDLSVMDIDSLLVNLHMEGVHLKNLFSINWLCESGLVDNMELVVEEYQQSRGLLPIRVCVLGPPAVGRSTVSKQICEHYKLHHITLKETISETISQLEDNVRNAAPDVDNEDSAAEAKELLNSLKDSMEQNRGVLDDQLLVKVVKDRLMSNPCRNQGFVLDGFPKTYEQAKELFYAEEHESEDGTSQISSYSRKIMPEFVLWLDASDAFLKDRVMNLPERLVQQHNYEQEHFLRRLARYRENSMEDETVVSYFDELDIPHLHLEITSSEEPDCLLLMQKIFSAVGLPRNYSPSSQEVEEEERRKAEERMRSQAQERAEEERREAEEARHRAAHWEEWTKGLEEVRQQEEELLEVQSIPLRSYLLEQVTPTLTRGLMECCKARPQEPVDFLAEFLMKNNPFH; from the exons ATGGCTATTTTGCTCCAAATCTGCGGTGCGGTCTGTGATCTCTGCAAACACTACTTCCGTACTGTGTCGCGCGAAGACAATCGGCATCGTTTGGCGCGAGAAGGCCAACTCCATGGCAACggaacacaaacaacacttgCTAACAGCTGTAATCAGGCTAATATGGCAGAACCGAGGAAGGAGAAAGTTAAACTGTCACCTAAAACAGTTTTTATCAACAACATAGACTCCTACGCTTCTAAATGTATTGCCAAG TTTTTGTCTGAATGTCTGGTCGTAGCAGCTTCTGAtcctgatggagagatggagactgaggaagatgaggaaagGCTGGTAGAAAACTGTAGTCAAACACGAGCATTTCAGGTTGTTGGAACTGTTTCTGACGAATGTGACGTGTACAGACCATATGTCCTGGAGGAGTATATA CAAATGAACAGGGATGAGCTACTGTTAAAGCTGTTGGATTGTGATGTTGTCATCTACAACATTACCCAGCATGCTGAGCAGGTGGAGGAAGCCTTCTGGGCTGTTTCAG cTCTCCACAATGAAATGGGACATTTCTCTGGACCAAAGATGTTCATACTCGTATCCACAGTGATGACTTGGGCGTGCAGCAAGCCAGACGGTCCT GATGTCCCTTTCACTGATGAGATGTTCTGGAGAAGAACAGCACATCCCAGCTTCAAACAACACATTGACCTGGAGAAGAGGGTGGTTAAAATTGGCACAACT AACAGTACACTGTTCTCAACATACGTGGTGGCATCAGGACTTCAGTACGGGATGGGAGAGCACGTCTTCCACTTCTTTTTCAAG ACGTCATGGCTCGGAAAAGAACTTGAAATTCCTGTTTTTGGAGACGGCAACAACATCGTCCCCACGATTCACATCAGTGATCTGGCAag TGTGATTCAGAATGTGATTGAACATCAACCCAAGCCGTATTACCTGCTCGCTGTGGACTACTCCAACAGCACCTTAGAGGAcattgtgaag GCGCTCGCCTCTGTACTTGGACCGGGGAAGATCCAGAAAAGGCCGTGTGAGGAAGCCTTCCTAACACAAGACTTGAGT GTAATGGACATTGATTCCTTGCTGGTCAACCTACACATGGAGGGTGTCCATCTCAAGAACCTCTTCTCTATCAACTGGCTGTGTGAGTCTGGTCTGGTGGACAAcatggagctggtggtggaggaatatcagcagagcagaggactACTG cccatccgtgtgtgtgtgttgggtccTCCTGCGGTGGGGAGGAGCACAGTGTCCAAACAGATCTGTGAACACTATAAGCTCCATCACATCACACTGAAGGAGACCATCTCTGAAACCATCTCACAACTG GAAGATAATGTGAGGAATGCTGCTCCAGATGTGGATAATGAGGACTCTGCTGCAGAGGCCAAGGAGCTGCTGAACAGCCTGAAGGACAGTATGGAGCAGAATAGAG GTGTTTTAGATGACCAGCTGTTGGTGAAGGTGGTGAAGGACAGGCTGATGTCTAACCCATGCAGAAACCAGGGTTTTGTCCTCGACGGCTTCCCCAAGACATATGAACAAGCTAAAGAGCTCTTCTATG ctgAAGAACATGAGTCAGAAGATGGAACATCCCAGATTTCTTCATACAGCAGGAAGATAATGCCAG AGTTTGTGCTGTGGCTGGATGCGTCAGATGCCTTCCTGAAGGATCGGGTGATGAATCTACCGGAGAGGCTGGTACAGCAGCACAACTACGAGCAGGAGCACTTCCTGCGACGACTGGCCAGATACAGAGAGAACAGCATGGAAGATGAAACTGTTGTTAGCTACTTCGATGAGCTGGACATTCCCCATCTGCACCTGG AGATCACCAGTAGTGAGGAACCAGACTGCCTGCTGCTGATGCAGAAGATCTTCAGCGCAGTGGGCCTGCCCAGGAACTACAGCCCCAGCAGccaagaggtggaggaagaggagaggaggaaggctgaggagaggatgaggagccAAGCCCAGGAGAgagctgaggaggagaggagggaggcagaggaggccAGACACAGGGCTGCACACTGGGAGGAGTGG acgaAGGGTTTGGAGGAGGtgaggcagcaggaggaggagctgctggaggtcCAGTCCATCCCTCTGAGAAGCTACCTGCTGGAGCAGGTCACGCCCACTCTGACCCGGGGCCTGATGGAATGCTGCAAGGCCCGACCACAGGAA CCCGTGGACTTTCTG GCGGAGTTCTTGATGAAGAACAATCCATTTCACTAG